The Pontibacter sp. SGAir0037 DNA segment CACATCAAGCGCAGGGATTTTCATGAGCTGATGCAGTATAAGCTGGAAACTTACCCGCACTCCATTAACGCCACCGCCACGCACGATACCAAACGGGGCGAAGGCTCACGTATGCGCCTGGAAGTACTGAGCGAACTACCCGAAGAATGGGAGAAGGCTGTACAACAATGGCAGGAAATCGCGCAGAAGTATGTAACTGAAGTAGGCCCTACACCCAATGATCTGTATTTCATCTTCCAGACTTTAGTAGGCGTTATGCCTATCGATGGCACTGTAGATGATACCCTGGTAGAACGTGTGCAGGAGTATCTAACAAAAGCTTTCCGCGAAGCCAAAGTAAATTCTAACTGGACAGAGCCTAACGAAGCTTACGAAAGTGCTGTTTCGAACCTGGTGCAAAAGCTGCTGCAGGAAGACAAAGCCTTTTTAGAAACCTTTATGCCTTTCTTTAAAAGAACGGCTCATTTCGGCTGGATTTACTCTCTCTGCCAGACAATGCTGAAAGTAGCCTGTCCGGGTGTACCGGATATTTACCAGGGTTGTGAGCTCTGGGACTTCAGCCTGGTAGATCCGGATAACAGACGTCCGGTTGATTATGAGCTACGCCAGCAGTACCTGCAGGAAATGAAAGCGCAGGAAGAGAAGGATGAAAAAGCCTTACAGCAGCAGTTGTTACAGGACCCTTCGGATGCCCGGGTAAAGCAATACCTTATTTACAAGGTATTGAACCTGCGCCTGCAGCTGAAAGCGCTGTTTGATCATGGCGATTATATTCCGCTCACCTTTACAGGTAAATACAAGGAAAATGTAATTGCCTTTGCACGCCATCACGAAGGGCAATGGCTGATTGTAGCCGTACCCCGTTTACTGGCTGGTATAGTTTCAGAAAACGAACTTCCGCTTGGGGAGCAGGTATGGGAAGACACAGGAATCAAATTACCGGAAAGCGCCCCTAAAAATTGGAAAAATTTGTTCGGACAAGGAGACCTAACAGGACAAGACTCTTTAGCTCTTGCCCTGATATTTGACACCTATCCGGTAGCACTTTTAATAGCAACAGAAGCATGATAGTACACAGGAGAAGCAGCGGCGTTTTATTGCACATCACCTCTCTTCCATCTAAATATGGCATTGGAGATTTAGGACCAGAGGCTTATCAGTTTGCGGACCTGCTATGGGAAGCCGGGCAACGGTACTGGCAGATTCTGCCGCTTAACCCAACAGAAGAGGGATCAGGAAACTCTCCTTACAGCAGCCACTCCGCCTTTGCAGGCAACCCGCTCATGATAAGCCCTGATTTGCTGATAGAGGAAGGCTTGCTGGAGAAAACTGATCTTAAGACAAGTGAGAACTTTGAAGATGACAGAGTAGATTATCAGAAAGCCACTGCATATAAAAGAACCATTTGGCTGAAGGCCTATGAGAACTTTAAAAGCCGTGGCACTGAAAAGCAGCAGCGCGATTTCCAGGTATTTAAACAGGATCATAGCGCCTGGCTACAGGACTATAGTTACTTTGTAGTTTTTAAAAGCCACTTTGGCCAGAAAAGCTGGGTAGAATGGGACGAAGCCATAAAAAAGCGTGAACCGGAGGCCGTACAGCAACTGGCCAGCGAATTGGCAGACGAAATAGAGCGCGAGCAGTTTTTACAGTTCCTGTTCTACCAGCAGTGGAACAGGCTGAAGTACTACTGCACCGGCCGCGACATCACGTTTATTGGCGATATGCCTTTTTATGTGAGCCATGACAGCGCTGATGTGTGGTCGCACCCGCAAAACTTTAAACTGGATGAAGGCGGAATGCCTACAGCCGTTTCCGGGGTGCCGCCAGATTTCTTCAGCGAAACAGGCCAGTTGTGGGGCACCCCTGTGTTCGACTGGCAGGAGCTGGCCAGGCACAACTACGACTGGTGGATTCTGCGCATCGAACACAACCTGGCTTTGTTTGGCTTGCTGCGTCTCGACCACTTCCGGGCCTTTTCTGCCTATTGGGAAGTACCAGCTGGAGAGGAAACCGCTATTAACGGGAAGTGGGAGAAATCTCCGGGTGCCGAAATATTAAGCATCCTGCGCGAGCGCAAACCTGAAATGCCGATTATAGCGGAAGACCTGGGTGAAATAGACCAGCCGGTGCGCGACCTCATGCAGCAGTTCGATTTGCCGGGCATGCGCCTGCTTATTTTTGCCTTCGGCGACGATCTCGCCTTTGACAGTTCCTTCCTGCCGCACAATCATATTAATAACTGTATTGTGTATACAGGCACCCACGACAACAGCACGGTACGCGCCTGGTACCAGGAAGAAGCAAAAGCGGCAGACATCAAGCGCCTGCGCGAGTATAGTGGCCATGAGTTCAATGAAGAAAATGTGCACGAGATAATGAGCCGCATGGCCTATATGTCGGTAGCTCAACTGGCTGTTGTTCCGATACAGGATATACTTGGTTTAGGAGCTGAGGCCATTATGAACAAACCCTCCACCGCCTCCCACAACTGGGAATGGCGCTTACAACCGAAGCTGTTCCGCAAAACAGAGGCTCACCGGCTCAAGAAGCTGGTGCAGATATATGGCCGGAAATAAAATAAAAGAGGCTGTCTGAAAAGACAGCCTCTTTTTATAGTGAAGAAAGCTAAAAGTAAATTCTTAATCCCCTGTGCCTGCTATAGCATCGTCAGGAGTGTTTGTATCAGTGCTATCCTGCTCCTGATCAAAATCGACTGTTCTTAAAGGAGCATCCAGGTGCTTCTCGTGTACCAGCTCAGCCATAGCATTGGCATAATCCAGGTACTGCGAGGTATAGGCATTGTCTGCAGCATGTACATACATGGCAGTTTTTCCTTTTACGGAGTTGATAATACCCTGGTGTTCTTCCATAGGCAGTGCCGGGCAGCCAAGGCTTCTTCCTAAACGCCCGTACTGCTCAATAAACTCTTCGTTGGCGTACTCTGCCCCATGCATAACAATACACCGATCCAGGGCATTAGAATTGTATGCCTCATCCAGGCCTTCCAGCTTCAGAGAAAGGCCATGTTTGCCATAGTAGATGTCCTGCGTTACATAAAACCCTACACTGCTCATATATGAGTTATTATCGTTAGAAAAAGTCTCTGCAAACTCTTCGCCTGAATTTCGTCCATGCGCTACATAGGTATGGTGCAGTATTTCCTTATTTTCAATGTCCACTACCCAAAGCCTCTTCTCTCTGGACGATTTTGTAAAATCCACTATCGTGATTACTGGCTTTTCAGACAATCTGCCCTCGTGCTTCAGATTATAATAACCAGCCAGCGCATTATTGAAAACTTCGTACCGCAGCCCCTCTTCCTGCAAATGCATTTCGTTATAAAGCTCATGCGTCAGTTCTCCAAACTGCATCACTTTATAGTCTGATATGTTTGCCTTGTAGCGCTTAATGTCTTTGCTTGTAGCCGAAACTCCCAACGGAGAAGCTACAGGCGATATAATGAGAGGTGCAAAAAGCGGAATGAAGCCTTTAGCCACCTTTTTTGTTCTCGCTTTCCATCTGATCCTTTTCATATATTCTCCTGCTGATTCTCTCTAGTTTACGACCAGCCGCCGCTGTTGTTTATTAGCGCATGATTATCAATCATATATATAAATAAATCTAAAACAATTACAGTATTAAGGCATCATTTTTGGTCTTGTTGGTGTTATACAACAAAAATGAGCCGTATTGAATAACATGCAGAAAACAACGATAAAGTATTTACCACTCATCAATTTTTTAGTACTGGTGCTGCTGATCACGGGTTGTGGAGGCCCGCAGGCACTGCGCCAGGTTTTCACAAAACAAACTCCCTACGAGCGCTATGCATCCTCGCTGAAAGATGCAAAACTGGATCAGACAGCTTTAGGGAAAGCATGGGCAGAGGCCGGTGAAAAAGCATTACAGGACTCACTTACAGTTACCCTGCCGTTTAAGGAGACCGGGTATTTTGCCGCAGAAACACCCATGGCTACCAGTTACCGCTTTGAGGCAAAGAGAGGCCAGAAAATTGTTGTAAACCTGGAAACCAGGTCGAAAGAAGAGATGAAAGTATTTATGGACCTGTATAAGCTGCAGCCTGTGGCAAAACACGTGTCTTACGCCGATACAGCTGCAGTAGCCATAGAATATGAGATTGAAGACGACCTGACTCACCTGTTGCGGGTGCAGCCGGAACTGCTGCGTAGCGGTCAGTACACTATCAGCATTATATCGCAGCCTACGCTGGCTTTTCCGGTACCCAGCAAAAAGAACAGGGGCATCGACAGCTTTTGGGGCGACCCGAGAGATGCAGGCACACGCAACCACGAAGGCGTAGACATTGTGGCACCACGTGGAACTCCTGTCGTAGCTTCGGTGCCCGGTATTGTTACGCGCGTTGGCACCAACAAATTAGGTGGTAATGTGGTATGGCTGTCCGATGCAAACCGGCGCCAGAACCTGTATTATGCTCACCTCGACAAGCAGCTGGTTACTGCCGGGCAGCGTGTAAATATAGGCGACACCTTAGGTTTAGTTGGAAATACCGGCAATGCCAGAGGCACCACGCCTCACCTTCACTTTGGCATTTACCGTTCGGGCACGGGTGCTACCAATCCTTACCCATACCTGCACATGCCATCGCAAACACCTCCGGCTATTACAGCTGACTTAAAAAATCTGGGAGGCTGGCTGCGTGTTTCTACCAGATCAGCAAATACCAGGTTGCTGCCATCCACTAAAAGCAATGTGTACAGAAGCCTGCCTCAACACACCCCTTTGCAGGTAATCGGGGGCACGGGCAACTGGTATAGAGTGAGCTTGCCTGACGGCACAGAAGCCTACATTGCCAATAGTGTGGTAGAAAGCATTTCCAAGCCTGTCCGGTACGAAAAGCTGGCAAAGGAAACAGATTTGCTGGATGAAGCTCATCCGCTGGCTGCACCCAAAGATAGCTTGTCTTCTGGTTCCAGTGTGGCAGTTCTTGCTACTTTTAACGATTTCAGACTTGTCAGAAACGAGGCCGGAGAAACAGGATGGATACACGAAGACTCACAGCTCTCCACCCGTTAAAACCTGGTGAAGCTTCGAATCCCGGCAACACGACAGAAAGAACAGCTTCAGGCTGTTCTTTCTGTTTTTCAACCTTTTGGCAAAGCACCTAAGCTAGGTAATCCATCTGCATGCGTTTAATCAGGTGTACGTGGGGCCATTATAGCAGAAAAACTGAGGCGATGGTCGGCATTTCTATTATATTTACATATATAAACCTAATCTATTTATTTAAAACAACGGAGAATACAGTTTGAAATTAGCTGCTATCGACATTGGTTCTAATGCTGCCAGGTGCCAGATATCCAATGTTCTGAACCAGAACGGAAAAGTAATCTTTAAACGGGTAGAGTACATCCGGTATGCCATTCGTTTCGGCGAAGATGTATTTAACACCGGCTTTATCAGCGAAGAAAAAATACAGAAGTTCATCAAGCTGATGCAGGCTTTTAAACTTCTTATTGATGTGCACGATGTAGATCATTTCATGATTTGTGCAACCTCAGCTATGCGCTCTGCTTCCAATGCCCCTGAAATTATACAGCGCATTCGCGAAGCAGTTGGCATGGATATACAGGTAATAGGCGGAGAGTCTGAAGCCGATCTTATTAATAAAGTAATCCGTAATTTCTTAGACGACCGCAATTACCTGCACATAGATGTTGGCGGCGGCAGTACCGAGTTCAACATCTATGTAAACCGCGAAAAAATGGCTTCCCAATCGTTCGAGCAGGGCTCTATCCGACACATGCATGGAGTAGACTCTCAGGAGTTGTGGAACAAAATGCGGGTATGGATAGAGGAGAATGCACGCAAGTATAACCTGAGCCGTGCCATTGGCACAGGCGGTAACATCAATAAAATCTACGACCTTTCCGGTAAGCTACAGGGAAAACCGATCTACCGGAAACAAATAGAAGAGATTGCCGGCAGAATTGCCGGAATGAGTATGCAGGAACGCCTGACCGAGCTTTTACTGAACCCGGATCGTGCAGATGTTATTCTGCCTGCCGCAGAAATTTATCTTTCGGCCATGAAGTGGGCCAAGCTGGAATGTATGCTTGTGCCGGCAGTAGGCCTGAAAGACGGTATGATTCATGCCCTTTATGAACAGCATCACCCGGAAAAATTCATTATTGACAAGATCAGCAGATAAACAGCAAAGGCGGCCCTCTCAGGCCGCCTTTGCTGTTTATCTGCTATGCTTTAGATCAGCTCTACTTCTTCCTGCTGCACTTCGCAATACGATTTGGCATAGAACAGCTTGTGAATATCTACAACCTCTTCGTTTGCCGAGGTACGCTTTTTCACATACGTACCATCTTCGCGCATGATGTAAGAATTCTGGTTATCGAGCAGGTTATAATACAGTATATTCACAGCCTCCCGCTTCAGCTCTTCGTTCACAATCAGGAAAAGAGCTTCTATACGCCTGTCGAAGCTTCGCACCATAATATCGGCACTTCCACCGTATACCTTAGGGGCGCCATTGTTATGGAAATAGTAAATACGGCTATGCTCCAGGTACTCCCCTACAATCGACTTCACAAAAATGTTCTCGCTTAAATCTTCGCGGCCTGGACGAAGACAGCAGATACCCCGCACAATTAACTTTATTGGCACACCAGCTTTAGATGCTTTGTAAAACTCCTCAATTACTTCTTTGTCTTCGAGCGAATTGATCTTGATTACGATGCCGCTTTTCAACCCTTTTTTGGCATTTCGGGCTTCATTGCGAATCAGCTCAATAAGCTGTGCCCGCAGGCTCTTGGGCGAAGTAAGCAGGTATTTGTATTCGTTTGGCCGCGAATGCCCTGTAATTACATTAAAGAACTCCGACACATCGTGTGCATATACTTCGTTGGTGGTGAGCATGCTCACATCGGTATATTGCCTGGCTGTTTGCTCGTTGTAATTACCACTGCCTATGTGCACATAGCGCGTTACCTTCTCCCCTTCCTTCCGGATGATCATCATCATTTTGGTATGGGTTTTATACTTGCCTATACCATAAATCACAAAGCAACCGGCTTTTTCCAATCGCTCTCCCTCTTTAATGTTGCGTTCTTCATCGAACCGGGCTTTAACTTCAAAAAGCACCGAAACGTGCTTTCCGTTCTCAGCCGCCTTTAATAAAGCCGCTGTTACCCTCGATTGATCGGCAATACGGTAAATCGTTTGTTTGATACCCAGTACAGAGGGATCTTCGGCAGCACGCTCAAGCAGGTTTACCACCGGCTCCATGCTGTTGTATGGGTGATGCAGCAGCACATCGTGGTCCTTCAGGTACTCAAACAGATCAATTCCATCAGAAGGCACACTGAGGGGAGTAACAGAGGCAGGCTGTTTAAAACACTTAGACTGAAATTGCCGGTGTTTCACAACTTGCCAAAGCGCCTTTAAATCGATCAGGCTATTGATGGTAAATATGTTTGCGTTGTCGATTGTCCAGCGTTCTTTCAGAATCTTGAGCATGAACTGCGAAGGGTTCCGCTCAATTTCTAAGCGCACTACACGGCCTTTCTTCCGGGTCCGTAGTTTTACCTTAATTTCCTGCACAAAGTCTGCTTCCAGGTCATCGGATTCCTCCAGCGTAAAATCGCCGTTACGGGTAATCCTGAACAGGTTAACCGAAACTATTTCTATGTTCCTGAAAAGCTTCTTTATTTTCCAGCGGATAATTTCCTCAATAGGAACAAAAACAATTTTATCCTTTCGGTTAATCTCATAGAAACGGGCCAGGTTCTGTGGTATCTGCACAAAAGTTACCCTATCCTGCGCTTTCTGGTCGTCTATGGTTCGGGTAACCACCCCAAACGTAAGCAGTTGGTTCATGAGCAGCGGGAAACCGTGGTAGGTATCGTATACCATGGGCGTAAGCATGGGATAGATCGTGTTTTTAAAGTAGCTGTCTACTTTCTTCTGTTCGACTTCCGTCAGCTCTCCTACTTTTAAAATATCAAATCCCTGCTTCTCAAAAAGAGGCTTCAGCTCGTTATTATAGGTTAAGTACTGGTCGTTTACAAAGCGGTGGGCATAATCGAGCAGCTTTTTGCGGAATGGCAGCTCCCGTAGTCCCGAATAATCGAGCCTCTCTTTGCCATAGTCTATGTAGTTATACAAGCTGCCTACCCGAATCATAAAAAACTCATCGAGGTTAGAAGCCGTGATCGCTAAAAACTTTAACCTATCAAAAAAAGTTTTGTTGGTATCTCTTGCCTGATCTAACACACGGTAGTTAAAACGCAGCCAACTTAGATCGCGGCTAATAAATTTACTTTTCTTTATCTGGTCAGAAACCTTATTAACAAGCATGTTTTCCTGGGTATTACAAACTGGCGATGTACTTAAACGATAAAAGCCAGCAAATATTTATATCTGGTGCTTTAAGATAGGGAGAAAGATATTTATTTGTTGTATTTCATCTGATAAATTTTAGAAAGGCGTAATATACCGGAAATGCTGCCTGCCAATAGCATTTAATTTTAGGCCCCTGTTTCGGTTTCTGGAGCTTCCTTAAAACCGCACATTCTGTTCAATTCCGAACACCTGCACAATAGCAAAATTTGGTATTTTTACATTTAAAATGCTGAAAGCAAGATAGTTATACATTTGGCACATCTATTGGCTATATAGCTCTGACAATGTGTATATAAAACTATGGATCGTGAACTTTCAGCCTCTGCCAAGCAAGCCCGTACGCGGAAGCGCATCTGGCAAATAGGATTAGCTGCTGCCCTGGTAGTGGTAGCTGTTCTTGGATTCAGGACTCTGATAAGCCCCAGCCTTAGCCGTGAAAAAGTAAGAACAGCTGTGGTCGAACGTGGCGCTGTAGTGGCAACACTTTCGGCCAGTGGCGTGGTGGTGCCAGAGCACGAGCAGGTTATCACCAGTCCCATACAAGCCCGCATAGAACAGGTGGTGCACAATATCGGCGAACAGGTGTTACCAGGCGATCAGATCCTGCTGCTGGACAAAGCCTATACGCAACTTGCCTATGATAAACTAAAAGACGAGCAGCAACTAAACCAGCATAAGAAAGTGCAGATGCGCCTCAACTTACAAAAGACGCTAAACACGTTGCAGTCGCAGTTAAGCATTAAACAGATGCGGGTAAAAAGCCTGGAGGCAGAGCTGGAAGATGAAAAATACCTGCTGCAGATTGGCGGCGGCACCCAGGAAAAAGTAAAGCAGGCCGAGTTAAACCTAAAAATTGCTCAACAGGAGCTCAACCAGCTCAACCATGAAATAGCCAGCGAGCGGGAATTGCTGATAGCCGATGAGCAGGAGCTTGGGTTTACACTGGCTATGCAGGGCAGATCTATAGAAGAGCTACAACGCAAAATGGAGCAGGCGGAGGTTCGCACTGCCAAGCCGGGCGTTATTACCTGGGTAAAAAACGAAATAGGCAGTACCGTAAATGCCGGTGATATAGTTGCCCGCCTCGCCGACCTCAGCAGTTTTAAAGTACAGGCCACCATCTCCGATACATATGCCGGGCAGCTGAAAACAGGTGGCAGCGTAACGGTGCGGGTAAACGATACCGACTTAAGGGGTACTATCGCATCTGTAAAACCATCTGTAGAAAATGGCATCGTCACTTTCTTTATTGCGCTGGATGAAAAGTCGCACCAGTTGCTACGCCCCAACCTCCGCGTGGATGTTTATGTAACCACTGCCTCGAAAGACAATGTGCTCAGGGTAAAGAATGGCCCTTACTTCCAGCGTGCATCTGCTCAGCAGGTTTTCATCATCCGGGATGATGAAGCAATCAGGCAAGCGACCAGAATCGGGGTTAGCAATGCAGATTTTGTAGAACTGGAAGGCGGCGTGCAACCCGGCGACGAAGTGATCATCACAGACATGCAGGACTACCAGCATATGAACAAGATAAGATTGAAAAAATAAGACACAAGATGTAAGACACAAGACTCATTATTCTCCTCTGCTATATTGACTTTAGATGACTGCAACTATAACAGGTTTTTCGCTACCACTCGAAATAACAAGAAGAAAGTCATTCGTCTTATGTCCTGTGACTTGTGCATCCCCAAAAAAACTATGAAAAACCTCATCATCCTTTTTATGCTGTTTGTACTGCAGCTGCTCTGCACCAATTGTTTTGCACAACCTGCCCAGCGCACCATGAGCCTGCAGGAGGTGGTAGAACTGGCGCAAGAGCAGTCGGCGGCAGCCAGGCAAGCACAAACCAGCCGGGAAAACAGCTATTGGCTGTGGCGTAACTACAAATCGCAGTACCTGCCACAACTGAGCATGAGTGCTAACCTGCCTGATTTCAGCCGTACCATAACACCTGTTACACAACCGGATGGCACCATTGATTTCAGACCTGTTGCAAATAACTACTCTGAGCTTTCGCTAAACCTTGAACAGGTTATCGGAGCTACCGGAGGGCGTGTGTTTGTAACTTCTCTGATGCAGCGCTTCGATGATTTTGATCGTGATCAGAAGCGCTACAATGGCAATCCGGCCATTATAGGAATTGAACAGCCGTTGTTTGCTTTTAATAAATTAGCCTGGGACAAACGGATTGAGCCCTTACGCTACCAGGAGTCGCAACGACAATTTCTTGAAGAAAAGGAAAAAATTGCCGTTAAGGCTACAGAACTATACTTCGACCTGCTCCTGGCGCAGACAAACAGAACAATTGCCACTAAAAACCTGGCGAATAACGATACTCTTTACCATATAGCAAGCGAGAAATACAAACTGGGCCGCTTATCCAAAAACGACCTCCTGCAGTTGCGCCTGGCCGTACTGAATGCAGACCTGGCCCAGGCTCAGGCTACCCTGGATGAGCAAACAGCCACGCTGGCCCTGAAAACTTTTGTAGGATTAAAAGACAGTTTACTCTTACAATTGCTGACTCCGGAACAGGTGCCCGCTACCACTGTTAAAGCAGGATTTGCATTGGCAGAAGCAAGGAAGAACAGGAAAGAGAGCACTAATTTCCGAAGGAGGCTGCTGGAAGCTGAAAGTAAAGTAGCCAAGGCGAAAGGAGATAACGGGCTAAATGCCAGCCTTTTTGCAACATTCGGCCTAACCAACAGCGGCGGCAATTTTACAGATATTTATACTCGGCCCGGCAACCAACAAAGCGCACGCATAGGCTTCAGTATGCCCATATTAGATTGGGGCAGGCAACGCTCCGACATTAAGGTAACAGAGCTGAACCGGCAGTTGGTGCAGTATACAGTAGAACAGGAAGAGGCCACTTTCGAACAAGAGGTACTTACACAGGTAAACCAATACAACACGCTGAAATCCAGGATTGCCACTACTGCCGAAGCAGATGCCATTGCCCAGGAGCGGTATGATATCACCAAAAGCACCTTTGTGATAGGCCGCATCAGCATTACAGATTTAAACATCGCCTTATCAGAAAAAGACCAGGCCAGGCGTGCCTACATTATTTCGCTTAGCGAGTTCTGGAAAGCCTACTATAACCTGCGTCAGCTCACGCTGTTCGATTTCGAACGCAATGAAGCGCTAAGGGCGGAGGCGACCAACAAAAACTGACATAAAATCATTAACTTAAAAACATATTCTAAAACTATGATTTCCCTATCAAACATCGAAAAGGTTTACCAGACCAAATCTATTGAAACGGTGGCCCTGCAGAACGTGAACCTTACCATACCCAAAGGTGAGTTCGCTTCCATTATGGGGCCTTCCGGCTGCGGCAAAAGTACGTTGCTTAATATTATCGGCCTGCTAGATGCACCTACAAACGGCACCATTGCCATAGATGGCCAGACCATAGCCTCTTACAAAGACAAACAACTGGCACACATCAGAAACGAAAAGATCGGGTTCATTTTTCAGAGTTTCCACCTGATAAATGACCTGAGCGTGATGGATAATGTGGAACTGCCGCTACTCTACCGCAGCAGCATTTCAGCTGCAGAACGAACCAGGCGTGCCAAAGCAGCTTTAGAGAAAGTTGGCCTGAGCGCCCGCACCAAGCATTACCCAAGCCAGCTTTCCGGCGGCCAGCGCCAGCGGGTGGCTATTGCCAGGGCACTGGTGGGGCAGCCGGAAATTATACTGGCCGACGAACCGACAGGTAATCTGGACTCGGTAATGGGAGAAGAGGTGATGAATATTCTGCTTGACCTGAACCGCCAGGACAACACGACCATTGTAATGGTAACACACGACGAGAATATGGCGCATAAAACAGAGCGCCTTATCCGCTTCTTCGACGGGCAGCAGGTGTCTGATTCTAAAGTTTTCGAATTCCAGAAAGTATAAAGCCATGCTGAAAAACTACCTTAAAATAGCCTGGAAGGTGCTCTTGCGGCGCAAGTTCTTTACCTTCATCAGCCTCTTCGGTATCAGCTTTACGTTAATGGTGCTGATGGTGGCCACCGCCTTATACGACCATGCCTTTGGCCCTCAGATGCCAGAACACGACATGGACCGCCTGCTTTTTGTGAACATGATACGTGTTAGCAGGGATGGCGGCTATATGAACAGCAGCCCGCCCAGCTACCATTTCCTGAACCGCCACGTGCGCACAATGCACACTCCAGAGCAGGTTTCCATCAATTCTGTATTCCATACTGTTAACAGCTACATCAACAACCGTAAGCTGGCTCTGGACCTGAAGCACACCGACAGCGAATTCTGGCAGTTGCTGGACTTTAACTTTGTGGAAGGTGGTCCTTTTAGCCAACAGGATGTGCAGAGTGCCAACCGGGTAGCTGTGATAAACAAGACAACCCGTGAGCAATACTTTGGTGATATGGAGGCAGTAGGAAAAACCATTGAGGCTGACCAGGTAAAATACCGTGTGGTGGGTGTGGTGGAAGATGTCCCCGTGCTGCGCCTCCACTCCTATGCTGATGTTTGGGTTCCTATCAGTCTCCGGAGCCAGGATTTTAATAAGCCCGGACTGCACGGGGTGTATTTTGCCACAATTAAAGCACATAAACCTGCCGATGTTTCCAGCATAAAGGCAGAATATGCTACCATGCTGGCCGAAGTGGAGCGACAGCAACCGGAAAAAGGAACTGAAGTTCACTCCTCCCCCGACTCAGTGGTAGAAAGCTTTGCTCGCACTTTTCTGGGCAATGGCCGCGAGTCCGGCCTCCTGAAGTTATATGCGCTGCTGGCAGGGGTAGCATTGCTGTTCATGCTGCTGCCAGCCATCAATCTGGTAAATATTAACATCAGCCGTATTATGGAGCGTTCTTCGGAGATAGGCGTGCGCAAGGCTTTCGGCGCCACCTCCTCTAACGTTATCAGTCAGTTTATTATCGAAAACATCTTCCTGACGCTGTTGGGAGGGCTGGTCGGCTTTGCGTTGTCGGCAGTGGCTTTATGGCTTATTAACGACAGCAACCTGATTGCATACGCCCATCTGGCTCTGAACCTGCGTGTGTTCGCTATAGGGCTGCTGCTCTGCCTGCTGTTCGGGCTACTTTCGGGAGTGTACCCGGCTTATAAAATGTCACGATTACATGCCGTTGAGGCACTGAAAGGAGGTATAAAATGATACGCCATCTATTTAAACTGATCTGGAACCGGAAAAAGAGCAACTTCTTGCTGATGACCGAAATCTTCTTTTGCTTTTTGGTACTCTTTGCTGTG contains these protein-coding regions:
- the malQ gene encoding 4-alpha-glucanotransferase, whose amino-acid sequence is MIVHRRSSGVLLHITSLPSKYGIGDLGPEAYQFADLLWEAGQRYWQILPLNPTEEGSGNSPYSSHSAFAGNPLMISPDLLIEEGLLEKTDLKTSENFEDDRVDYQKATAYKRTIWLKAYENFKSRGTEKQQRDFQVFKQDHSAWLQDYSYFVVFKSHFGQKSWVEWDEAIKKREPEAVQQLASELADEIEREQFLQFLFYQQWNRLKYYCTGRDITFIGDMPFYVSHDSADVWSHPQNFKLDEGGMPTAVSGVPPDFFSETGQLWGTPVFDWQELARHNYDWWILRIEHNLALFGLLRLDHFRAFSAYWEVPAGEETAINGKWEKSPGAEILSILRERKPEMPIIAEDLGEIDQPVRDLMQQFDLPGMRLLIFAFGDDLAFDSSFLPHNHINNCIVYTGTHDNSTVRAWYQEEAKAADIKRLREYSGHEFNEENVHEIMSRMAYMSVAQLAVVPIQDILGLGAEAIMNKPSTASHNWEWRLQPKLFRKTEAHRLKKLVQIYGRK
- a CDS encoding murein L,D-transpeptidase catalytic domain family protein; the encoded protein is MKRIRWKARTKKVAKGFIPLFAPLIISPVASPLGVSATSKDIKRYKANISDYKVMQFGELTHELYNEMHLQEEGLRYEVFNNALAGYYNLKHEGRLSEKPVITIVDFTKSSREKRLWVVDIENKEILHHTYVAHGRNSGEEFAETFSNDNNSYMSSVGFYVTQDIYYGKHGLSLKLEGLDEAYNSNALDRCIVMHGAEYANEEFIEQYGRLGRSLGCPALPMEEHQGIINSVKGKTAMYVHAADNAYTSQYLDYANAMAELVHEKHLDAPLRTVDFDQEQDSTDTNTPDDAIAGTGD
- a CDS encoding peptidoglycan DD-metalloendopeptidase family protein; this translates as MQKTTIKYLPLINFLVLVLLITGCGGPQALRQVFTKQTPYERYASSLKDAKLDQTALGKAWAEAGEKALQDSLTVTLPFKETGYFAAETPMATSYRFEAKRGQKIVVNLETRSKEEMKVFMDLYKLQPVAKHVSYADTAAVAIEYEIEDDLTHLLRVQPELLRSGQYTISIISQPTLAFPVPSKKNRGIDSFWGDPRDAGTRNHEGVDIVAPRGTPVVASVPGIVTRVGTNKLGGNVVWLSDANRRQNLYYAHLDKQLVTAGQRVNIGDTLGLVGNTGNARGTTPHLHFGIYRSGTGATNPYPYLHMPSQTPPAITADLKNLGGWLRVSTRSANTRLLPSTKSNVYRSLPQHTPLQVIGGTGNWYRVSLPDGTEAYIANSVVESISKPVRYEKLAKETDLLDEAHPLAAPKDSLSSGSSVAVLATFNDFRLVRNEAGETGWIHEDSQLSTR
- a CDS encoding Ppx/GppA phosphatase family protein, translated to MKLAAIDIGSNAARCQISNVLNQNGKVIFKRVEYIRYAIRFGEDVFNTGFISEEKIQKFIKLMQAFKLLIDVHDVDHFMICATSAMRSASNAPEIIQRIREAVGMDIQVIGGESEADLINKVIRNFLDDRNYLHIDVGGGSTEFNIYVNREKMASQSFEQGSIRHMHGVDSQELWNKMRVWIEENARKYNLSRAIGTGGNINKIYDLSGKLQGKPIYRKQIEEIAGRIAGMSMQERLTELLLNPDRADVILPAAEIYLSAMKWAKLECMLVPAVGLKDGMIHALYEQHHPEKFIIDKISR